GTTGAATGTCTGGCGGGGGACGAAACATTCTACCTCGACAGCCCGTACAATGAAGGCATGCTCCGCCTGGAGATAGACAACGATATCATCTGGAACCGGGACAGCAACTTTACACATGGATGGAGTGTCCAATACAATACGACCCGCTACGAAAGTTGGGAAGAGACCTTAGCACCACAGTTGTGCAAATGGATCGGAAAACATTTCCCCACCCTTGGCGATCAGGATTCAATCGTTCGTTTTGGCCAGGGAATCGGGCAGATAATGATCACACCCGAGGACATCACCAATCCCGACCCACCGGTGGGAGACCTGCCCTATGCCGGTACGTTGACCTACACCTTGAACTGGCAGAGCTTTAACCGTCAAACCGCCAGAAATTTCCAGGTTACCGCGGGCCTGCTGGGCGAAGAATCCTGTGCCGGTGATGTCCAGGAGTTCTTGCACAGCGTGTGGGGTTGGGGAGAAGATCCACAGGGGTGGCACACCCAGCGAGATACCGAGCCAATTGTAAATCTGGCCTATCAACACCTTTGGCGTCTTGTTCAAGCAGGTACCTATACGAACGATTGGGCCGGACATCTCTATCTCGGGCCGACCGTTCTTCTCGGGAATCTGATGACCGCTATTGAACTGGGAATCGGATTTCGCGTGGGGTGGAACATGCAGGAAGGGTTCAATTCGTTGCCGGCACCACCGGGTGTCGGCGTTTTTCAGGCAGCGCACATACCCAAACCGGCAGTTGCATCGCCGCATGGTGTTGAATTGATTGTCGGGGGCCGTGGAATGGGCCTTTTATATTCCGTCATGTATGACGGCAGCATGATTACCGGAGATGATCGAAAGGTTGATCGGGAAGATTTTGTTTTTTCCGGGTTGCTCGGTCTTAATTATCACTATTATAATCTGTTTTCCATACGACTCGCTGTCATTCGAACCTCTGACATTCTTGTCGAGGAGAGTCTGCCGCCGCCCCGCCCGGGCCAGAAGAAAACCGATACCGACAACTCGTTTGGGACGGTAATGATCGATTTCTATTTTTAGATGTATGGTGAGATCTGTGAGATTATAACCGATGAACCGTTTTCGGAACATTCGGATCGAGGTCAATTTGCCCGCATGCGTGCGCGTTTTTGCAGCATGTCTTTTTGCAGGCTGGGTGTTGCTGGGGTGTGCTGCTTATCACCCGCGGCCCTTGAACGAACATCCCTTTCGTGAACGGGCGATCGTCAAAACACAAAACGGCGTGCGTGTCCTGGCAACCGTACTCAGCGAGGAAGAAGCCCGGTCCGTGTTCGGGTTCTCTCTTTATAAAAAAGGCGTTCAACCGGTTTGGATAGAGATCGAGAACAACACCGGCCATCGCATGTGGTTTGCGCCGGTGAGTATCGACCGCGACTATTTCTCGCCGTTGGAAGTGGCCTATTTGTACCATGCCGGTCACACGAAAGCAGCGGCACAGGACATAGACCGGTTTTTTTACCGGCACGCCATGCGCAAGCCCATCAATCCGGGAACGGTTGGCTCGGGATTCGTTTTTACGAACCTGGAGATGGGAACCAAAGCTTTCAATGTTGAGGTGGTCGGCGAGGATCAACAGGTCCGGACGTTCACCTTTCTGATACCGGTTGCCGGTTTGCAGGTGGATTACAAGGAAGTCGATTTCGACAAGCTGTATGCGAACCACGAAAAGATCGATGTTGAAAGCTCCCGGGCGTTGAAAGACCTCATCGCGGCGCTGCCCTGCTGCACGACCGGTGAGGACGGCACCCACAATGCGGACCCGATCAATGTCGTCGTCGTCGGGACAGGCGCCGATATCCTCTATGCATTGCTGCGCAGCGGTTGGGATGAAACCGCCGCTGCCGCTTCCTATGACCTGCTGGCGCAGTTGCCGTGGGAGTTTCGCTACCAGCCGGTGCTGTCGCTTTACCTTTTCGACCGGGCCCAGGACGCCGCCTTCCGAAAATCGCGCTCGACGTTGAACGAGCGCAATCAGTTGCGTTTGTGGCTAAGCCCGTATACATTCAACGGACATCCGGTCTGGGTCGGACAGATCAGCAGGATTATCCGGCTCACTGCCATCGACAAATTCAGCATTGCGCCCGACGTGGACGAAGCCCGCGATTATCTGCTCCAGGATTTGTGGTACGCGCAGAGTCTGTCGCAATATGGCTATGTCCGGCTATCCGAAGTGGCCACTTTATCCGATCCCCGCCACGGTTTAAATGATGACGTCTATTTCACTGACGGCATGTGTCTCGTGGTATGGGTTTCCAATAAACCCGTATCGCTGGATGATGTTCAATTCGAACCCTGGGAAAGACCGGTTGCCGGAAGAAGAGAAATGATGCTGGATCGTTGAACCCAATCAGCCACGGGTGGGCAGGCTCATGCAACGACGAGAACCAAAGTTGGATCCAGTGCGTATTTATCGCTGTCTATCGACGCTTTTCTTGTTGCTTGCGGCGATTCTGGGGTGCGCCACGTATCATCCGGTTCCATCGAGCGAGTCGATTTTACTGCAGCGCGCACAGACGCAGAGCATAAACCATGTACGGGTAACCACTGCCGTTCCCAGTTCCGAGGAGGCCCTGCAGATATTCGGCGTCGATCTTTACCGATACAACATCCAGCCCGTCTGGATCGAGATCGACAACCAGGATGAAAAGGCCATCTGGTTCTTGCCCATCGGTGTCGACCCTATGTATTACACCTCCCATGAGGCCGCATTTATCAGCCATTCCAGCTTAAACGCCAGCGCCAGGAAGCGCATGGATCGTTATTTTTTCTCAAAAGGCCATAATATCTACATCCATCCGGGCATGAAAAAAGCCGGGTACGTGTTCACCAACCTTGACGAGGGAACCAAATCGTTTGCGCTCGACCTGGTTGGTGAAGACGGTGCGGTCAGGGCTTTTACCTTTTTCATTCCGGTTCCCGGCATAAGGGTCGATCATCGGGCGGTCGATTTCAAGGGGCTCTATCCTGCCAGTGCCTGGCAACGGTTGGACGATGAGGAAAGCTTTATTCGGTATATTCAAAAAATACCCTGCTGCACGACCAATAAAAAGGGATCCGAAACCGGCGATCCTCTCAACCTGGTCGTCATCGGTGACGGTGATGATGTCTACCATGCCTTCATACGCGCCGGTTGGGATGAAACGGAGGTCGTCACCACCCAATCCGCCTGGAAGACCGCGATGGCCTTTTTTTCCGGTGGTCGCTATCGATATTCTCCAGTCAGTTCTCTCTATCTTTTCGGCAGAGGCCAGGATATCGCCCTTCAGAAGGCGCGGGGCAGGATTCATGAACGCAACCACCTGCGTCTGTGGCTGGCGCCGGTAAAGTTCAAGGACAAACTCGTCTGGGTGGGGCAGATCAGTCGTGACATCGGCGTGCGGTTTACCACCAAAACCATCGTCACCCATAAAATCGATCCGGACGTGGATGAAACGCGCGGATACCTGATTCAGGATCTGTGGTATTCCCAGGGTCTAGAGCGGTTCGCCCTGATTGGCGGTGTCGGTGCCGCCCCCATGCAAACGCCGCGGCACAATTTAACGGGCGATCCTTATTTTACGGACGGGTTGCGGGCCGTATTGTGGGTCTCCAGCGATCCGGTCCCCTTTGAGATGGTTCAGTTCGTGGAGTGGGAACAGCCTTCTGAAAAATAGAGATGTCTCCCGGGCAAGAAAATGCTGCAATGCTAACCGAATTGAGAAAAAAACCATTGGGTATTCGAATGTCGGCCCTGTCTGCTGCGATCCTCCTCTTGTTTTTTTCGATGATGGCAACAGGCTGTGCCAGAACGCCGGCCATCTATGTCATGGAACCCGCATCGCTCGAAGCCGTTCGGTCCGGGATATCGACGGTCGGCGTCGCCTTGACGCCGGGCCCGCCGGAAACCGACGTCCTTCTCCCGGCCAAGGGGGTGTGGGGCGGGATCAAACGGGGAATCGTGTTCGGCGCAGCCATGCCGGTGATGCTTGGATTTGCCTCGCCCGTTCCGGGCGGAACCTACATTGGCCTGCTCGTTTCGCCACTTGGCGCCGTCGCCGGCGGCATTCACGGTGTATCCACCGCCGTTCCCACCGAAGAGGTAGAGCGCGCCGAGGCCATGTTGGAAATTGCGACGGATAATCTAAGGCAGATGGGGCTGCGTGAAGAATTTGTAAACAGCCTGATCGATATGGGCAATGAGCGGACAACCGTTCGATTCGTTCTCTGGCCGGAAACACCGATGACACCCCCCGCAGAGACTTTGGCCAAACATCCTGATCCGAAAGTGGATGATATCGATGCGCGACTGGAAATCAGCGTGGAGGAAACCGGGTTGCGTGGGATATACAGCATCAACCCTCCCATGGATACATTCATTCGGGTCCGCGTGCAACTCATCCGTTCGAATGACAATGTCATCCTGATGGATGAGCATTTCATCTGTGCGAGCGATGAGGAAAGAACATTTGCAGACTGGGCGGATCACGAAGGGTCCGATCTGGTCGATGAGTTCAGGACTTGTGTGCCCGAACTGGCAGAAAAAATCATCGACGATTTTTTTCTGGTCTATCCGTTGGAGTGGAATCATGGCAATCCCGAATAGATTGCCCGCATGGCTGCTCTGGTTAATTGTGGCGGGTCTGCTGGCGGCAGCGGCAACCGGATGCGGCAAATCGGCTTTAATTGGCCTGGTTCCCGAATATCCGGTGGTCAGGAAACAATGGTATTCCCTGGTCACCGAATTCGTGGAGGTGGATTCACTCACCCCCACCTTCCGATGGCAGCCTCTCGACATCGCGCGTATCGTCCCGTTGCATCCCATGGAACGTGTGCAGGTCGATCATGTGCGTTATGAAATCCGGATCTGGCAAACCGTCATCAAAAGTACGGGCAAACTTGTTTACGTGCAGGATCGGTTAGACGCCACCGAACATCGGATAACCCGGCCGTTGAGCCCGGGGACCCGCTATTATTGGAGTGTCCGGGCCCATTTTGAAGTGAACGGTGAACATCGGATGACGGAGTGGACGCTGGCGGGGTATCTGCTTCGCAGCGAAACCGTCCCCAACGAATCCTGTCTGCGTTTTCAAACCCCTTTGGAGGAGAGGATCGGGATAGAGTGACGCGCCTGATGATATCCACCCTGCTATCCTATGCAATGTAACCGGTATTTTTCATTCTCATCCGTGGTAAAAGGCGCGTTCCTGAACAGTGCGATGTGGATCGCAATGGGAATCCTGCTGGTCTGTGCCTCATCGTCAATGGCGGAACTCGATCCCGATCCCGGACCCCAGGACGACGATATCCCCTTGATCAACGACGAGCAGG
This window of the uncultured Desulfosarcina sp. genome carries:
- a CDS encoding LssY C-terminal domain-containing protein, whose translation is MNEHPFRERAIVKTQNGVRVLATVLSEEEARSVFGFSLYKKGVQPVWIEIENNTGHRMWFAPVSIDRDYFSPLEVAYLYHAGHTKAAAQDIDRFFYRHAMRKPINPGTVGSGFVFTNLEMGTKAFNVEVVGEDQQVRTFTFLIPVAGLQVDYKEVDFDKLYANHEKIDVESSRALKDLIAALPCCTTGEDGTHNADPINVVVVGTGADILYALLRSGWDETAAAASYDLLAQLPWEFRYQPVLSLYLFDRAQDAAFRKSRSTLNERNQLRLWLSPYTFNGHPVWVGQISRIIRLTAIDKFSIAPDVDEARDYLLQDLWYAQSLSQYGYVRLSEVATLSDPRHGLNDDVYFTDGMCLVVWVSNKPVSLDDVQFEPWERPVAGRREMMLDR
- a CDS encoding lipid A deacylase LpxR family protein, with the protein product MIIVAATLLLVVECLAGDETFYLDSPYNEGMLRLEIDNDIIWNRDSNFTHGWSVQYNTTRYESWEETLAPQLCKWIGKHFPTLGDQDSIVRFGQGIGQIMITPEDITNPDPPVGDLPYAGTLTYTLNWQSFNRQTARNFQVTAGLLGEESCAGDVQEFLHSVWGWGEDPQGWHTQRDTEPIVNLAYQHLWRLVQAGTYTNDWAGHLYLGPTVLLGNLMTAIELGIGFRVGWNMQEGFNSLPAPPGVGVFQAAHIPKPAVASPHGVELIVGGRGMGLLYSVMYDGSMITGDDRKVDREDFVFSGLLGLNYHYYNLFSIRLAVIRTSDILVEESLPPPRPGQKKTDTDNSFGTVMIDFYF
- a CDS encoding LssY C-terminal domain-containing protein, which gives rise to MRIYRCLSTLFLLLAAILGCATYHPVPSSESILLQRAQTQSINHVRVTTAVPSSEEALQIFGVDLYRYNIQPVWIEIDNQDEKAIWFLPIGVDPMYYTSHEAAFISHSSLNASARKRMDRYFFSKGHNIYIHPGMKKAGYVFTNLDEGTKSFALDLVGEDGAVRAFTFFIPVPGIRVDHRAVDFKGLYPASAWQRLDDEESFIRYIQKIPCCTTNKKGSETGDPLNLVVIGDGDDVYHAFIRAGWDETEVVTTQSAWKTAMAFFSGGRYRYSPVSSLYLFGRGQDIALQKARGRIHERNHLRLWLAPVKFKDKLVWVGQISRDIGVRFTTKTIVTHKIDPDVDETRGYLIQDLWYSQGLERFALIGGVGAAPMQTPRHNLTGDPYFTDGLRAVLWVSSDPVPFEMVQFVEWEQPSEK